One stretch of Methanobacterium aggregans DNA includes these proteins:
- a CDS encoding TetR/AcrR family transcriptional regulator produces the protein MNKTLDEDGKISTKEKIFQVSVDLFSEKGFNAVSIREIAREVGIRESSIYNHYKNKEAILDTIIEYFMEVMGSSGPPEDVGTEMLTQSPEAFLKLGASMYMDQINTPTMNKIWRIISIEMYQNERIRHIFLESMLEEPLKFWESIFTQLIHNKLIKPFDPKILAREYFFFGVHLFFEYFVLRYHDTEESFIDAAKDRLMEHIDFLLAVITPEVEK, from the coding sequence ATGAACAAAACACTAGATGAAGATGGAAAAATATCAACCAAAGAGAAAATATTTCAAGTATCAGTGGATCTTTTCTCAGAAAAAGGTTTTAATGCAGTTTCAATTCGTGAGATAGCACGTGAAGTGGGTATAAGGGAAAGTTCAATTTACAACCACTACAAAAACAAGGAGGCGATACTGGACACCATAATCGAGTACTTCATGGAGGTTATGGGATCATCGGGTCCACCAGAAGATGTAGGGACAGAGATGCTCACCCAGAGCCCTGAAGCATTCCTGAAACTTGGTGCATCCATGTACATGGATCAGATCAACACCCCAACCATGAACAAGATCTGGAGGATAATCTCCATAGAGATGTACCAAAACGAGAGGATAAGGCACATATTCCTTGAAAGTATGTTGGAAGAACCTTTGAAGTTCTGGGAGTCAATCTTCACTCAGTTGATTCATAACAAACTCATAAAACCCTTCGATCCCAAGATCCTTGCAAGGGAGTACTTCTTCTTTGGAGTACACCTCTTCTTCGAATACTTCGTTTTAAGGTACCATGATACAGAGGAGTCATTTATTGATGCTGCAAAGGACAGGTTAATGGAACATATAGACTTTTTGCTAGCGGTTATAACTCCCGAGGTGGAAAAATGA
- a CDS encoding DUF116 domain-containing protein has translation MIVKTPYSLKNGADDSNEYYQDISNFTDQVLSESEFHIKDVLDDFKDYESKYVKKSSPRDLMVFEVLMIGVFWRAYIKRAVKIDPKSQKLLAELSRERTEDEELKPIVDPIRGVLATLILLPEDPKSEEIPELNVENLDKLFKWLEATGEFQEELKHLKTWMDFLRDLNPQESSSHLAKIFMFADWFEYASNNVLGSYTCKLEGFLEENREKHLWNEDIMLFTRKRSEYHLNMFGAEVMSREFRESFKSRPRKALLLPRCMCLLPESECMASETNLGRACTGCTPKCRVNALSRCGEKNEFEVYVVSHESSALSLSTQKDRDELGIVGVACIMNLISGGWKSESLGIPAQCVLLDSCGCRHWINSSEPTDISEYHLMKLLKTGTKVFEDDWPCSAQLNGHKCSTM, from the coding sequence ATGATAGTTAAAACACCATATTCACTTAAGAACGGGGCCGATGATTCAAATGAATACTACCAAGATATTTCAAACTTCACGGATCAAGTTCTATCTGAATCAGAATTCCATATAAAGGATGTTCTTGATGATTTTAAGGATTATGAATCAAAATATGTAAAAAAATCATCCCCAAGAGATCTGATGGTCTTTGAAGTCCTGATGATAGGTGTGTTCTGGAGGGCTTACATCAAAAGAGCCGTTAAAATTGACCCTAAATCCCAGAAGCTGCTTGCAGAACTTTCAAGGGAGAGAACTGAGGATGAAGAACTGAAACCCATTGTAGATCCTATAAGGGGTGTTCTTGCAACTTTAATTCTGCTTCCTGAAGACCCAAAATCCGAAGAGATTCCTGAACTGAATGTAGAAAATCTTGATAAACTATTTAAATGGCTTGAAGCAACTGGAGAATTTCAGGAGGAATTGAAACATCTAAAAACATGGATGGATTTTTTACGTGATTTAAATCCTCAGGAATCCTCTTCACATCTTGCAAAGATTTTCATGTTTGCAGACTGGTTCGAATACGCAAGCAACAATGTTCTCGGCAGTTACACATGCAAACTTGAAGGATTCCTGGAGGAAAACCGTGAAAAACACCTCTGGAATGAAGATATCATGTTGTTCACCAGGAAAAGGTCTGAGTACCATTTGAACATGTTTGGAGCCGAAGTTATGAGCAGAGAATTCAGAGAATCCTTTAAGAGCAGACCCAGAAAGGCTCTTCTGCTTCCTAGATGCATGTGTTTACTGCCCGAATCTGAGTGCATGGCTTCAGAGACCAACCTTGGACGGGCTTGCACAGGCTGTACTCCAAAATGCAGGGTTAACGCCCTCAGCAGATGTGGTGAAAAGAATGAGTTTGAGGTTTACGTTGTGTCCCATGAATCATCCGCATTATCCCTGAGCACACAGAAGGACCGGGATGAGCTGGGAATAGTGGGTGTTGCATGCATCATGAACCTAATATCCGGGGGTTGGAAATCAGAATCCCTTGGCATTCCGGCCCAGTGTGTCCTTCTTGACAGCTGTGGATGCCGGCACTGGATAAATAGTAGTGAACCCACAGATATCAGCGAATATCATCTTATGAAGCTTCTGAAAACAGGCACGAAAGTATTTGAGGATGATTGGCCATGTTCAGCCCAGTTAAATGGGCATAAATGTTCAACCATGTGA
- a CDS encoding polysaccharide pyruvyl transferase family protein, with protein MNTVDNELKSSQSQKEDINQDVKKVLLVGYNGANNTGSEARLISIIKDVRAVLGPDVFITIPTLNEKNLRRYIKEEANLKIVPIPSIFFFAIRKLVKEHDLVLLVEGSCYMDTWTSALLWAFLWTTRCANSFKKPCVAYSVDVGDLSTLNSFFVKREASKTDLIITRTKLAADKLKKIGVTAPIKHAADSAFTFQKDGKDETILKDIWLKESLPKPEAGVVGFAVVDFYLWPVVIRPWGRSKDIYKWPYYFSRSKKRAQRSDDLAASWAALADGVVETHGKNIALVCMEELDKPLALSILGKMQHSENAYIFTSSEFNTSQMTGILQGLELLVTSRYHAAVLSLESYVPQIAVAHDPRLKGLYNELGIDKEYLFDCRPENTCETVWSEVKKQANELLENPGKICNTLKQGYDQHLRGANENRQLLKEFLIERGWKVKP; from the coding sequence TTGAATACTGTTGATAATGAATTAAAGTCATCTCAAAGCCAAAAAGAAGATATTAATCAGGATGTTAAAAAAGTTCTCCTGGTTGGTTACAACGGTGCCAACAACACCGGATCTGAAGCTCGGCTCATCTCCATAATAAAGGATGTGAGGGCTGTTTTAGGGCCAGATGTCTTTATAACCATTCCAACACTCAATGAGAAGAATTTACGCCGCTACATCAAGGAAGAAGCCAACCTTAAAATCGTGCCAATTCCATCAATTTTCTTCTTTGCAATTAGAAAGCTTGTAAAAGAGCATGACCTGGTTTTACTTGTTGAAGGAAGTTGTTACATGGACACATGGACTTCAGCTCTTCTCTGGGCTTTTTTATGGACAACAAGATGTGCTAATTCTTTTAAAAAACCATGTGTCGCTTATTCAGTGGATGTTGGAGATCTATCAACTTTAAATAGTTTTTTTGTTAAAAGAGAAGCCAGTAAGACTGATCTGATCATAACCAGAACTAAGTTAGCTGCAGATAAGCTAAAAAAGATAGGGGTCACTGCGCCCATAAAACATGCGGCAGATAGCGCTTTTACCTTCCAGAAAGATGGGAAGGATGAAACCATCCTCAAAGACATATGGTTAAAAGAATCTCTTCCCAAACCTGAGGCGGGTGTTGTGGGATTTGCAGTGGTAGATTTTTATCTGTGGCCTGTTGTTATAAGGCCCTGGGGCAGAAGCAAGGATATTTATAAATGGCCGTATTACTTCTCCCGCTCAAAAAAGAGAGCTCAAAGAAGTGACGACTTGGCTGCCAGCTGGGCTGCTTTAGCCGATGGAGTAGTAGAAACACATGGCAAAAACATTGCACTTGTCTGTATGGAAGAATTGGACAAACCCCTTGCACTCAGTATCTTAGGTAAAATGCAGCACTCCGAGAATGCATATATATTTACTTCAAGCGAATTTAACACCTCTCAGATGACAGGAATACTGCAGGGCCTTGAATTACTGGTTACATCACGTTACCATGCAGCTGTTTTATCCCTTGAATCATATGTACCTCAAATAGCAGTTGCGCACGACCCCCGTCTAAAGGGACTTTACAATGAACTGGGAATTGATAAGGAATACCTTTTTGATTGCAGACCTGAAAATACATGTGAAACAGTATGGAGTGAAGTCAAAAAACAGGCAAATGAACTTCTTGAAAATCCGGGAAAAATATGTAACACGTTGAAGCAGGGTTATGACCAGCATTTAAGGGGAGCAAATGAAAATCGGCAGTTGTTAAAAGAATTTTTAATTGAAAGAGGATGGAAGGTGAAACCTTGA